A DNA window from Paenibacillus andongensis contains the following coding sequences:
- a CDS encoding arylamine N-acetyltransferase family protein, translating to MDKLDLLFRHRIGILKNEIITFENLDIVLEKTAREIPFENLCVIENRTTDITKENLIDKIIKRNEGGLCYELNFILYLFLTENFFNTTLVRGVTYDHIGERWSATGRTHVLNIITHDGQQYLVDTGFGGNLPLKPVPLNGDIVISNNGKFKVEKADSEYGDYFLYMKLKHKHDCWKLGYVFDSTVVVKDLSELNEVQRIIAEHPESRFNKKPLITRQNQRGNIILTDTSFTEWIDGKEDKKEIDKNLFKEILMDKFGINNSY from the coding sequence ATGGACAAGTTAGATTTGCTATTTCGTCATAGAATAGGTATCTTAAAAAACGAAATAATAACTTTTGAAAACTTAGACATTGTTCTTGAAAAGACTGCAAGAGAAATCCCATTTGAAAATTTATGTGTAATTGAAAATAGAACCACTGACATTACAAAAGAGAATCTAATCGACAAAATAATCAAAAGAAATGAGGGAGGGCTTTGTTATGAGCTAAATTTTATTTTATATTTATTTTTAACTGAAAATTTCTTTAATACAACCCTGGTTAGAGGTGTTACTTATGACCATATTGGAGAACGATGGAGCGCGACAGGAAGAACGCATGTACTCAATATCATAACTCACGATGGACAACAATATTTGGTCGACACCGGATTTGGAGGGAACTTACCGTTAAAGCCAGTTCCATTAAATGGGGACATTGTTATATCCAATAATGGTAAATTTAAAGTAGAAAAAGCGGACAGTGAGTACGGTGATTACTTTTTGTATATGAAGTTGAAACACAAACATGATTGTTGGAAACTAGGGTATGTGTTTGATTCCACAGTTGTAGTTAAGGATCTTTCGGAACTGAATGAGGTACAGAGAATAATAGCGGAGCATCCAGAATCACGTTTTAATAAGAAACCATTAATCACTAGGCAAAATCAACGAGGAAACATAATTCTAACGGATACCTCGTTCACCGAATGGATTGATGGAAAAGAAGATAAAAAAGAAATTGACAAAAACTTATTCAAAGAGATACTCATGGATAAGTTTGGCATAAACAACTCTTATTGA
- a CDS encoding serine hydrolase domain-containing protein, giving the protein MSNYYELPRSTPEAQGISSSSILSFLNAVEERKLQLHGFMFLRHGHVVAEGWWSPYHPSCPHSAYSVTKSFTSTAVGFAIQEGLLSVEDQVLPFFPNLLTKGIKLNMGTLKVKHLLTMSTGHNQDLLRFKGLFQFLKDKTVLSIGNEKNENWVRAFFDFPIEISPGTQFQYNSGASQMLSEIVTRVTGQTLLNYLQPRLFEPLGIQRPIWEFSPQGTNTGGWGLRLKTEDLARFGLLFLQKGVWDGKRLLSQSWVEEATSKQIETTPIQNKPDWGQGYGYQFWRSRHDTYRADGAFGQFIIVLPNKDAVISINSGEKAMQEVLELIWEMLLPFMKSEALPNDIPSHLSLVRKLKSLSILQKPWSEGQTYISKYCYKMEPNDDEVESVLFDFHYDKCIFKWRNPSGVNQIVCGLIEWYIDDKILPGEIIAIKGIWSNEKTFIIHLVRIFSGYHDKLYCHFEIGRVYLEYSHNNFIFSKERKLVGNLEFS; this is encoded by the coding sequence ATGTCCAACTATTACGAGTTGCCACGCAGCACCCCTGAAGCACAGGGAATTTCCTCATCATCTATTTTGTCTTTTTTAAACGCAGTGGAAGAGCGCAAACTTCAGCTTCATGGGTTTATGTTCCTTCGTCATGGCCATGTCGTAGCTGAGGGTTGGTGGTCACCGTATCACCCCTCTTGTCCTCATTCGGCTTACTCCGTAACTAAAAGTTTTACTTCCACCGCTGTCGGTTTTGCAATACAAGAAGGACTCTTATCCGTTGAAGATCAGGTACTCCCTTTTTTCCCCAATTTACTGACAAAAGGTATTAAACTTAATATGGGAACGTTAAAGGTTAAGCATCTACTCACCATGTCGACCGGACATAATCAAGACCTTCTTCGTTTTAAAGGCTTATTTCAATTTTTGAAAGACAAAACTGTGTTAAGTATAGGGAACGAAAAAAACGAAAACTGGGTGAGGGCTTTCTTCGATTTCCCGATAGAAATTTCACCCGGGACTCAATTTCAATATAATAGCGGGGCTAGTCAAATGTTGTCCGAAATCGTAACAAGAGTGACAGGCCAAACACTGCTTAACTATTTGCAACCTCGGCTATTTGAGCCATTGGGGATTCAACGGCCAATATGGGAATTTTCTCCGCAAGGGACAAACACCGGAGGATGGGGTCTTCGTCTCAAGACAGAGGATCTTGCCCGATTTGGTCTTTTATTTTTACAAAAAGGAGTTTGGGACGGCAAGCGTCTATTATCTCAATCATGGGTTGAAGAAGCGACTTCCAAACAAATCGAAACAACCCCAATCCAAAATAAACCGGATTGGGGTCAAGGATATGGATACCAATTTTGGCGCAGCCGTCATGATACGTATAGAGCCGATGGAGCGTTTGGACAATTTATCATTGTGCTGCCAAATAAAGATGCTGTGATAAGCATAAATAGCGGAGAAAAAGCAATGCAAGAAGTGCTGGAATTAATATGGGAAATGTTGTTACCCTTTATGAAGAGTGAAGCATTGCCCAATGATATTCCATCACATCTCTCGCTTGTCCGCAAACTAAAGTCACTTTCGATACTTCAGAAGCCTTGGAGTGAAGGGCAAACATATATTTCTAAATATTGTTACAAAATGGAACCCAACGACGATGAGGTTGAATCAGTATTATTCGATTTCCACTACGATAAGTGTATTTTCAAGTGGCGGAATCCTTCAGGTGTAAATCAAATTGTTTGCGGCCTGATAGAATGGTATATAGATGACAAAATACTCCCTGGAGAAATAATAGCGATAAAAGGCATATGGTCCAATGAGAAAACTTTTATCATTCATTTGGTCCGCATTTTCAGTGGATATCACGATAAGTTATATTGTCATTTTGAAATAGGCCGAGTGTATCTGGAATATTCCCATAATAATTTTATCTTCTCTAAAGAACGCAAGTTGGTCGGAAACCTTGAATTTTCGTAA
- a CDS encoding spore germination protein yields MKWLRKWMSMEPEYQKKINDFPVIEDDSVSLTLDIEQNETMLKNIFHNCSDIVYRKIRLNGQTQWLVVYIESLVDKQNLEDHVLKPLLFARSSDSDLIPEEIEALDDRMISIGITNTTSKLNDLVRYMLDGHVAVLTFGENKALTFAVNINVHRSLEEPPSEPVIRGSRDGFIENISINIKLLRGRLKTSRLKMEYITLGELSQTRVVITYIEGIAADSVVEEVRKRVSGIQVDGVLDSGYIEEFIEDFPLTVFPQIQSTERPDVVAACLLEGRAAILVDSSPFALIVPMTFWSGMQASEDYYIRWPVATFIRWIRFVFVFIAIFAPSLYVAVTTFHQEMIPTSLVMSIGAAREPVPFPALVEALLMEIIFEALKEAGIRLPKQIGQAISIVGALVIGQAAVQAGIISAPVVIVVSTTGIAGFTIPRFNVANGIRLLRFPMIILAGTLGLYGIVLGFLGIALHLTALRSFGVPYLSPVAPITLKDLKDVLIRAPIWAQSLRPRTFGSMQSIRLSKGQRPSPSHGSQPIGNNEDTE; encoded by the coding sequence ATGAAATGGTTAAGGAAATGGATGAGCATGGAACCGGAGTATCAAAAAAAGATAAATGATTTTCCGGTTATTGAAGACGACAGCGTCAGTCTAACCTTGGATATAGAGCAAAATGAAACGATGTTAAAAAACATTTTCCATAACTGCTCGGATATCGTATACCGTAAGATTCGGCTGAACGGGCAAACCCAGTGGTTGGTCGTATACATTGAAAGTTTAGTCGACAAACAAAATCTTGAAGACCATGTGCTAAAACCCTTATTATTCGCTCGTTCCAGTGATAGTGATTTAATACCCGAAGAAATTGAAGCTCTGGACGATCGAATGATTTCCATTGGCATAACAAATACAACATCTAAACTAAATGATCTTGTGCGATATATGTTAGATGGCCATGTTGCTGTGCTGACGTTTGGGGAAAACAAAGCATTAACCTTTGCGGTAAATATTAATGTGCACAGAAGCTTGGAGGAACCTCCTTCTGAGCCTGTCATTCGCGGTTCAAGAGACGGATTTATCGAGAATATTTCTATTAATATAAAGCTGCTTCGCGGCAGATTGAAAACTTCAAGGTTAAAAATGGAATATATTACCTTAGGAGAGCTTTCCCAAACCAGAGTGGTCATCACGTATATAGAGGGAATAGCTGCTGACTCTGTAGTAGAAGAAGTTCGCAAGAGGGTAAGCGGAATACAGGTTGATGGGGTGCTCGATTCCGGTTATATCGAGGAATTTATTGAGGATTTTCCTCTTACAGTTTTTCCTCAAATACAATCTACGGAGCGGCCGGATGTCGTAGCTGCTTGTCTGCTGGAAGGCAGAGCAGCTATTCTTGTCGATTCTTCCCCATTTGCGTTAATTGTTCCGATGACATTCTGGTCCGGGATGCAGGCAAGCGAAGATTACTACATTCGTTGGCCTGTGGCAACATTTATTCGTTGGATTCGTTTTGTTTTCGTATTTATTGCCATATTTGCTCCGTCCCTTTATGTGGCCGTTACGACCTTTCATCAGGAAATGATTCCAACAAGTCTGGTAATGAGCATTGGAGCCGCAAGAGAACCGGTTCCTTTCCCTGCTTTGGTCGAAGCATTGTTAATGGAAATCATATTCGAAGCGTTGAAGGAAGCTGGGATTCGTTTGCCCAAACAAATCGGGCAAGCGATCAGCATTGTAGGGGCATTAGTCATCGGCCAAGCAGCAGTTCAGGCTGGAATTATTTCGGCTCCAGTTGTCATTGTCGTTTCTACTACCGGAATTGCAGGGTTTACGATTCCACGATTTAATGTTGCAAACGGAATCCGATTGCTTCGCTTTCCAATGATTATACTGGCGGGTACGTTAGGACTGTATGGAATTGTGCTTGGATTTTTGGGAATAGCGCTGCATCTCACAGCTCTTCGCTCGTTCGGTGTTCCCTATTTATCTCCGGTTGCCCCAATTACGTTGAAGGACCTGAAGGATGTATTGATCCGGGCGCCAATATGGGCTCAATCGCTGCGCCCTCGGACCTTCGGATCTATGCAGTCGATACGTTTATCAAAAGGACAGAGACCTAGTCCAAGTCATGGATCGCAACCAATCGGGAACAATGAAGATACTGAATGA
- a CDS encoding Ger(x)C family spore germination protein, with the protein MKILNDEERNSVMKPFICTGLLLLLFTATGCWDRKEINDLAFVTGSAFDLTDDGKIRGTTQISIPGTSPGAPRGGSEKEKFFVVSAVGKNSSELILGIQNKLSRKLYYAHRSVIIIGESLAKHGIEGVIDHFSRDPLSRLKTYILVAKGVEGRKIFQVHYPFEEASAEAIKEMELLGTGLGVTIRDLYMTSSNEGVNPIMGAIEPSVSSEGMDESKSKLYNLAGSAIFKDFKLVGFLDDKETSGLLWLTNKKKMGRIIADLPEHGGTVGMSISHAERTITSEIYDDHVKFNILLKGGGSLVENNTSLDVSQPKYLKIVEKALEKSLEEQAQACLFKLQKKYKVDSVGFGRHLFRNHFKQWQSIKNQWDRKYPQAEVTISVELTLRGSGMSGAPILLKEKEITK; encoded by the coding sequence ATGAAGATACTGAATGATGAAGAAAGGAACAGCGTAATGAAGCCGTTCATCTGCACCGGATTATTGTTACTATTATTCACAGCAACCGGTTGTTGGGACCGTAAGGAGATTAATGATCTTGCATTCGTGACGGGCTCTGCCTTTGACTTAACGGATGACGGGAAAATACGGGGAACAACACAAATCTCAATCCCTGGAACTAGTCCGGGCGCTCCACGGGGAGGAAGTGAGAAAGAAAAATTTTTTGTTGTATCGGCTGTTGGAAAAAATTCGAGTGAATTGATCCTAGGCATACAGAACAAATTATCACGCAAGCTGTATTACGCTCATCGCAGTGTGATTATTATTGGAGAATCATTGGCCAAACATGGCATTGAGGGTGTGATAGATCATTTTAGCCGCGATCCGCTTAGCCGGTTGAAAACCTATATTTTGGTAGCAAAAGGGGTTGAGGGTAGGAAAATTTTTCAAGTTCATTACCCTTTTGAAGAAGCGTCTGCCGAAGCGATCAAGGAAATGGAACTGCTGGGGACTGGCCTTGGGGTTACAATCCGGGATCTTTATATGACTTCATCCAATGAAGGGGTGAATCCGATCATGGGGGCCATCGAACCTTCGGTTTCTTCGGAAGGAATGGATGAAAGCAAAAGTAAACTATATAATTTGGCTGGCTCGGCAATTTTTAAAGATTTCAAATTAGTCGGTTTTCTGGATGATAAAGAAACGAGTGGATTGCTATGGCTGACGAACAAGAAGAAAATGGGAAGGATCATTGCAGATTTGCCGGAACACGGGGGGACTGTAGGCATGTCTATCAGTCATGCCGAGCGAACGATTACCTCTGAAATTTATGATGATCATGTAAAATTCAATATTTTACTGAAGGGGGGAGGAAGCCTTGTTGAAAATAATACGTCGTTGGATGTCAGTCAACCCAAATACCTCAAGATTGTGGAGAAAGCGTTGGAAAAATCGCTTGAAGAACAAGCCCAAGCTTGTTTGTTCAAGCTTCAAAAGAAGTACAAGGTAGATAGTGTAGGGTTTGGCCGACATCTTTTCCGAAATCATTTCAAACAATGGCAATCGATTAAGAATCAATGGGATCGAAAGTATCCCCAGGCAGAAGTCACAATATCAGTAGAATTAACTTTAAGAGGATCAGGGATGTCAGGAGCTCCTATACTATTGAAAGAAAAGGAGATCACGAAATGA
- a CDS encoding GerAB/ArcD/ProY family transporter — MQVSEKITGTQLGLLMFTSVVSTIILSVPGTMVALAKQNAWLSVFPAMLTGVLSIWLMTTLADRYPGLTIVQYSSKIVGKWPGKLLGLYYTYYLFFYNSVNLQQHAQFMNTVLMPTTPPLIIILGLALLSSLAVFTGIEVIGRCNELLTPLIIIFLIPLFIIAIGDSDPGQLKPVLNEGVLPIFQGAVVPSGWMNQFFFLGWLLPYLNQPQKARKISLIMLLSIAALILVIDLLTIMVFGSIAGNMSFPFLRVIQYIGISGSFERLESLAVALWVIGIFIKGSVLLFMFCLTISQLFGISNSREIISPVTVLSVVGSIWIFKSSAEFQDWMKFTFPIMAFFTHNLVPLALLSVDIVKSKFSRSLL, encoded by the coding sequence ATGCAGGTTTCCGAAAAAATTACTGGAACTCAGCTCGGACTCTTGATGTTTACTTCTGTCGTGTCCACAATCATCTTATCCGTTCCCGGTACGATGGTGGCGCTTGCCAAGCAGAATGCTTGGTTATCCGTGTTTCCCGCTATGCTGACAGGAGTGTTGTCCATCTGGCTTATGACGACGCTCGCCGACCGCTATCCGGGATTGACGATTGTTCAATACAGTTCTAAAATTGTCGGGAAATGGCCGGGAAAGCTGTTGGGTCTCTATTACACATATTACTTGTTCTTTTATAATTCGGTTAATCTCCAACAGCATGCCCAGTTTATGAATACGGTTCTTATGCCGACAACTCCGCCATTGATCATTATCTTAGGCCTCGCATTATTGTCAAGTCTGGCTGTTTTCACTGGAATTGAGGTTATCGGAAGATGCAATGAGCTTCTTACGCCTCTCATTATCATCTTTTTGATACCACTCTTTATTATTGCTATTGGTGATTCGGATCCCGGACAACTGAAGCCTGTTTTAAATGAGGGAGTACTTCCTATATTCCAAGGAGCTGTTGTTCCATCTGGATGGATGAATCAGTTCTTTTTTTTGGGGTGGCTCCTACCTTATTTAAATCAACCGCAAAAGGCGCGAAAAATATCGTTGATCATGCTGCTCAGTATTGCAGCCCTTATTCTGGTCATTGATTTGCTGACGATTATGGTCTTTGGTTCGATTGCCGGGAATATGAGCTTTCCATTTCTAAGGGTCATTCAGTATATCGGCATTAGTGGATCTTTTGAGCGTCTTGAGTCGCTGGCTGTTGCATTATGGGTAATAGGGATATTTATAAAGGGCTCGGTTCTGCTTTTTATGTTTTGTCTCACTATCAGTCAGCTTTTCGGGATCAGCAACTCCCGGGAAATTATCTCCCCAGTTACCGTCTTATCCGTCGTGGGATCGATTTGGATCTTCAAAAGCTCAGCTGAATTTCAAGACTGGATGAAATTTACCTTTCCGATCATGGCTTTTTTTACGCACAACCTGGTGCCGTTAGCTCTTCTATCGGTAGATATCGTCAAAAGTAAATTTAGCCGATCACTGCTTTAA
- a CDS encoding ABC transporter ATP-binding protein: MTLIHIEKASKYYTMGEETIKALDDVSLDIDHGEFVAIMGPSGSGKSTLMNIIGCLDVVDKGIYDLDGQAIYVLKDSQLAEIRNRKIGFVFQSFNLLPRLSAYENVELPLIYRGMSKKEREPLVLHALEAVDLLDRKKHFPSELSGGQQQRVAIARTLAGDPPIILADEPTGALDSKTGVEILNILKRLNAQGRTIILITHDLLIAQQAKRIVRFRDGR, encoded by the coding sequence ATGACCTTAATTCATATCGAAAAGGCTAGCAAATATTATACGATGGGCGAGGAAACGATTAAAGCATTAGATGACGTCTCGTTAGATATTGATCATGGAGAGTTCGTGGCTATTATGGGACCGTCAGGTTCTGGCAAATCCACACTGATGAACATCATTGGGTGTTTGGATGTTGTAGATAAAGGTATCTATGACCTGGATGGTCAAGCAATATATGTGCTGAAAGATTCTCAACTTGCTGAGATTCGTAATCGGAAGATTGGATTTGTTTTTCAGAGTTTTAACCTACTCCCAAGATTAAGTGCCTATGAGAATGTGGAGTTGCCTTTGATTTATCGGGGAATGAGCAAAAAGGAAAGAGAGCCGCTTGTTTTGCATGCACTGGAAGCGGTGGACTTACTGGATCGCAAGAAGCATTTTCCATCAGAGTTATCTGGTGGACAGCAGCAGCGTGTTGCGATTGCGCGAACGTTGGCGGGAGATCCTCCGATCATTTTGGCGGATGAACCTACGGGAGCGTTAGATTCGAAGACAGGTGTGGAGATTTTAAACATTTTAAAGAGATTAAATGCACAAGGTCGGACGATTATTTTGATTACGCATGACTTATTGATTGCTCAGCAGGCGAAGCGGATTGTGCGGTTTCGGGATGGGCGGTAG
- a CDS encoding putative polysaccharide biosynthesis protein: MKKDTLITGTIILTFAAFIARFLGIVQRVPLKHLLGDTGLGTYSIAYNLYFILFTIATAGLPSAVSKIVSGKIENGKFAEANRFFQAAIWFSLISGFIMMIFLFYWAPTQASLSRDDNAVGAIRAIAPSLLILPCVAIIRGYFQGQHMMLPNGLSQVIEQVIRVTSAILLAYWFIRIGWGQAWGVVGASLGGVLGTLGALVVMVYFLKRIRKNFTIDVEEQKNAKSIRFRELYKDLIQISFPIVIFSITVPTINYIDTTIVKPLIHGSIGDLEAQVILGYLGGRAQSIAGLPIILAISISQSIIPIISSHFAKKNLVEVRVQAERALQLSILMGLPVVLVIITQINLLNILIFGDTGGSNIIIILTATSIFQVFMQTSGAVLMGIGSMRPLVTQVIIGISVKLLLSYTMSPIFGIYAILFATTFTFIIMSILNYQSLKRQVPKLTVFTWRKWVNLFFITCIMLIVGIMTQFIFSKMLGQLQFTLLFIVIQISIASTVLFLIYLSLVSKLKLINKIDIKKYPTFMQYILRRLHYLF; encoded by the coding sequence TTGAAAAAAGATACTCTAATTACTGGGACAATAATTCTTACATTTGCCGCTTTTATTGCTCGTTTTCTAGGAATAGTACAGAGAGTTCCGTTAAAGCACCTTTTAGGCGATACTGGTTTGGGTACCTATTCTATAGCATACAATTTATATTTTATTCTATTCACTATAGCCACTGCGGGCTTGCCAAGTGCCGTTAGTAAAATTGTATCTGGGAAAATTGAAAACGGAAAATTTGCAGAAGCAAATCGATTCTTTCAAGCTGCTATTTGGTTTTCTTTAATTTCTGGGTTTATTATGATGATTTTTTTATTTTATTGGGCACCAACACAAGCATCACTAAGTAGAGATGATAATGCGGTAGGAGCAATTAGGGCAATAGCTCCATCGCTTCTAATCCTTCCTTGTGTTGCTATAATTAGGGGATATTTTCAAGGGCAACACATGATGTTGCCTAATGGTTTGTCCCAAGTTATAGAGCAAGTAATACGAGTAACAAGTGCAATTTTATTAGCCTATTGGTTTATTAGAATAGGTTGGGGTCAGGCATGGGGCGTAGTAGGAGCCTCTCTAGGTGGAGTTTTAGGAACACTTGGTGCGCTAGTGGTGATGGTTTATTTTTTAAAACGCATACGCAAAAACTTCACTATTGATGTTGAAGAACAGAAAAATGCTAAATCAATTCGTTTTCGTGAGTTATACAAAGATCTTATTCAGATTTCTTTTCCGATTGTAATATTTTCGATTACAGTTCCAACCATTAATTATATTGATACAACTATAGTTAAACCTCTAATACATGGGTCTATTGGAGATTTAGAAGCACAAGTTATACTAGGTTATTTGGGAGGTAGAGCTCAATCTATTGCAGGTTTACCTATTATTTTGGCAATATCTATTAGTCAGTCAATTATACCGATAATTTCTTCGCATTTTGCAAAAAAAAACTTAGTAGAAGTGAGAGTACAAGCCGAAAGAGCATTACAGCTCTCTATTCTAATGGGACTACCAGTTGTTTTAGTAATTATAACTCAAATAAACCTATTAAATATTTTAATATTTGGCGATACTGGGGGATCTAATATCATTATTATTTTGACAGCAACCTCGATATTTCAGGTTTTCATGCAGACATCAGGTGCTGTACTTATGGGAATAGGCTCAATGAGACCGCTTGTAACCCAAGTAATTATAGGCATTTCTGTAAAACTACTTTTAAGTTATACAATGTCGCCTATATTCGGTATATACGCTATTTTATTTGCAACAACATTTACTTTCATTATAATGTCAATATTAAATTATCAGTCATTGAAGAGGCAGGTGCCTAAGTTGACTGTATTCACATGGAGAAAATGGGTTAATTTATTTTTCATTACTTGCATAATGTTGATAGTTGGGATAATGACCCAATTTATTTTTAGTAAGATGCTGGGACAATTACAGTTCACTTTATTATTTATTGTTATACAAATCAGTATAGCCTCGACAGTACTGTTTCTTATTTACCTTAGTTTGGTAAGTAAATTAAAATTAATTAATAAAATAGATATAAAAAAATATCCAACTTTTATGCAATATATACTTAGAAGATTACATTATTTATTTTAA
- a CDS encoding ABC transporter ATP-binding protein: MDEVIRIEQVCYRRGENELLKHINWTVNKGEHWAILGLNGSGKTTLLNVITGYIWPTSGSISVFGQAFGSIDLRQLRTMIGWVSLSLQEKLHMNDKAEFIVVSGKYATIGLYDNPDDSDWTQVETLMNQLGCLHLKGRTFQSCSQGEKQKLLIARALIASPKLLILDEPCNGLDLFVREQLLAAIETLAMSNDAPTLLYVTHHTEEILPIFRKAILMRRGEIFMGGNVRDVLTTELLTDFFENPVDVFQREGRFWLLPSGDKR; encoded by the coding sequence GTGGACGAAGTCATTCGTATTGAGCAAGTTTGCTATCGGAGAGGTGAGAATGAACTCCTCAAACACATTAATTGGACGGTCAATAAAGGAGAGCATTGGGCTATTCTAGGTCTCAACGGTTCCGGAAAGACGACTTTATTAAATGTTATAACTGGCTACATCTGGCCTACATCAGGTTCGATTTCCGTATTTGGCCAAGCTTTTGGATCCATTGACTTGCGCCAATTGCGGACTATGATAGGCTGGGTAAGCTTGTCTCTGCAAGAGAAACTGCACATGAATGATAAGGCTGAATTTATTGTCGTAAGTGGAAAGTATGCAACAATCGGATTGTATGATAATCCTGACGATTCAGATTGGACGCAGGTTGAAACCCTAATGAATCAACTAGGCTGCTTGCATCTTAAGGGAAGGACCTTTCAGTCTTGCTCTCAGGGGGAGAAGCAAAAGCTGCTGATTGCAAGGGCGCTCATAGCTTCGCCGAAGTTGCTCATCCTGGATGAACCGTGCAATGGGCTTGATCTATTTGTGCGCGAGCAGCTTTTGGCAGCGATTGAAACACTTGCGATGAGCAATGATGCACCAACATTATTGTATGTGACCCACCATACCGAGGAGATTTTACCCATTTTTCGCAAGGCGATATTGATGAGAAGAGGGGAAATCTTCATGGGAGGCAACGTACGAGATGTGCTGACGACCGAACTATTGACGGATTTCTTCGAAAATCCGGTTGATGTGTTTCAGCGTGAAGGTCGCTTTTGGCTGCTTCCTTCAGGAGACAAGCGATAA
- a CDS encoding nucleotidyltransferase domain-containing protein — MRTLRQHHQHVIDKLTNELHNDDRYSAMIVGGSIAKGWEQENSDVDIFLVCTDEEFHRREKLHEFHYFRTDLCNYPGGYVDGWVINSDYLRRVAEFGNEPSRAAFTDVIIAFSHSTEIPALLSRIVEYPVTEQLHRIQTFYAHFEALRWYVSEAGKRDDPYLLNWAITDLVLYGGRMILAHNKILYPYHKWFMKTLQSAPDKPENLMNLTFQVLQNHSVANAEAFCECVLGFREWESPPEGWPSAFRVESEWHWMRGCAPVRDW; from the coding sequence GTGAGAACGCTACGGCAACATCATCAGCATGTCATTGACAAGCTTACTAATGAGTTACACAATGATGATCGTTATTCGGCCATGATTGTTGGTGGTTCAATTGCTAAAGGATGGGAACAGGAGAATTCCGATGTAGATATTTTTCTGGTCTGTACAGATGAGGAGTTTCACCGCCGTGAGAAGCTCCACGAATTTCACTACTTTCGTACAGACCTATGCAATTATCCAGGAGGATATGTCGACGGTTGGGTAATCAATTCGGATTACCTGAGACGGGTTGCTGAATTCGGCAATGAACCGAGTCGAGCGGCGTTCACCGATGTAATTATTGCTTTCTCGCATTCCACCGAGATTCCGGCACTATTGTCCCGCATCGTGGAGTATCCAGTTACAGAGCAACTACATCGTATTCAAACGTTTTACGCTCACTTTGAGGCCCTTCGATGGTACGTTTCTGAGGCGGGGAAGCGAGACGATCCGTACTTACTCAATTGGGCCATAACCGATTTAGTCCTTTATGGCGGGAGAATGATACTTGCCCACAACAAAATCTTATATCCTTATCACAAGTGGTTTATGAAGACGCTTCAGAGCGCACCCGATAAGCCCGAAAACCTTATGAATCTCACCTTCCAAGTGCTGCAAAACCACAGTGTAGCCAATGCAGAAGCATTCTGCGAATGCGTCCTTGGCTTCAGGGAATGGGAGTCTCCACCTGAAGGATGGCCGAGTGCCTTTCGAGTGGAAAGTGAGTGGCATTGGATGCGGGGTTGTGCACCAGTAAGAGATTGGTAG